A genome region from Lytechinus pictus isolate F3 Inbred chromosome 14, Lp3.0, whole genome shotgun sequence includes the following:
- the LOC129276469 gene encoding hyaluronidase-like: protein MPGNYFSFVCQLLLICCHFTPFYCSINREIFTSNSRLLLNEYQGKNDHLESYDRVRSYLPGTAGGGATRGSGSEENIFRAVWNVPNYCEERAGVKLPLSDYGIEFNDDGGWDSGKVISLLGDKLGYYPYVNSVDGRFINGGLPQLGNITAHLEKVADDIQSMIPDPDYNGFCVIDWESWYPQWDSIERRYRTYSIEHVRRLHPTWDNLTVDTVAELEWTQGAKLFFESTLKLGKAMRPKALWGFYHYPYCNVIPNTTTCNPPGPERNNEIMWFFNETTCLYPSIYLISKYSGSYASSVRGRLAEALRVRDLSSDPKGPIMSYTRFNYTDTHYFFTLEDLNNTILTSAEFGTNGVIFWGDNYDSKVGSCQELRQYIIDALGPTVVLAREGATACSKRVCSGQGRCVGDILTCSKGDDRQNGKRSQKKVSVCTCRCFVGWQGYDCSTKAKY from the exons ATGCCTGGAAATTATTTTAGCTTCGTTTGCCAGCTTCTTCTCATTTGTTGTCACTTCACGCCGTTCTACTGTTCAATCAACAGAGAAATATTCACATCCAACTCGCGCTTGTTGCTAAATGAATATCAGGGCAAAAACGATCACCTGGAAAGTTACGACCGAGTACGGAGCTATCTCCCCGGGACTGCTGGCGGCGGAGCCACGCGTGGTTCCGGTAGTGAAGAAAACATTTTCCGTGCGGTATGGAACGTGCCGAATTATTGCGAGGAACGAGCTGGCGTGAAGCTGCCACTGAGTGACTATGGTATAGAATTCAATGACGATGGAGGATGGGACTCCGGGAAGGTTATCTCTCTTCTTGGTGACAAACTGGGATATTACCCCTATGTGAACAGCGTGGATGGACGATTCATTAATGGAGGTCTTCCACAG CTTGGTAACATAACAGCTCATCTGGAGAAGGTAGCCGACGACATTCAATCTATGATACCAGACCCTGACTACAATGGCTTCTGCGTGATCGACTGGGAGAGTTGGTACCCGCAATGGGACTCTATCGAACGTCGGTACAGAACCTACTCCATAGAACATGTTCGCCGACTCCATCCAACATGGGACAATCTCACCGTGGACACCGTCGCAGAGCTAGAATGGACACAGGGTGCCAAGCTTTTCTTCGAGAGCACGCTGAAACTCGGCAAGGCCATGCGTCCCAAGGCTCTGTGGGGTTTCTACCATTATCCGTACTGTAACGTGATTCCAAACACCACAACGTGTAATCCCCCTGGGCCCGAACGCAACAATGAGATCATGTGGTTCTTCAATGAAACAACGTGTCTCTATCCAAGCATCTACTTGATATCTAAATATTCCGGCAGTTATGCGTCGTCTGTTAGGGGAAGACTGGCAGAGGCGTTAAGAGTGAGAGATTTATCAAGTGATCCAAAAGGCCCCATCATGAGCTACACAAGGTTCAACTACACTGATACTCATTACTTCTTCACGCTG GAAGATTTAAACAACACCATTCTCACATCGGCCGAGTTCGGGACCAACGGTGTCATCTTCTGGGGTGACAACTACGATTCCAAGGTTGGCTCCTGCCAGGAGCTTCGACAGTACATCATCGATGCTCTTGGACCTACCGTGGTCTTGGCAAGAGAGGGTGCTACAGCCTGTAGTAAGAGGGTGTGCTCTGGCCAGGGTAGGTGCGTCGGTGACATACTGACCTGCAGCAAAGGCGATGATCGGCAGAACGGGAAGAGAAGCCAAAAGAAGGTCAGTGTCTGTACCTGCAGATGTTTCGTAGGATGGCAAGGGTATGATTGTAGCACTAAAGCAAAATATTAA